The Panthera uncia isolate 11264 chromosome C1 unlocalized genomic scaffold, Puncia_PCG_1.0 HiC_scaffold_3, whole genome shotgun sequence genome includes a region encoding these proteins:
- the CCDC150 gene encoding coiled-coil domain-containing protein 150 isoform X9, which yields MPPRKRKSPERPASSKFFESYRPHVNNIKERTSSVGLPSVIPNSARRVTFASNLTSLRASQEIGDSRISLKTLLNAIKTMEGRLEGKIDILASRPLINESPNFLKQDSVKSILEKNEEELSRAVKCRDAALKESQKLKGDLEALEDRESKKVGNFQRQLAEAKEDNCKVTIMLENVLASHSKMQGALEKVQIELGRRDSEIAGFKKERALNQQRVQKLEAEVDQWQARMLVVDAQHNSEMEPLQKALDVAREDNRKLAMSLEQALQTNNHLQTKLDHVQEKLENKELERQNLETFKERMTEESKVEAEMHAERIEALRKQFQTERETAKKAAQREMTELKKALDEANFRSVEVTRTNRELRQKLTELEKILNTSKEKIKNQKAQIKLHLSTKANNTQNVERMKQIETELRQMELIKDQYQKKNYEQSLSIQKFVSEMTNLQKEMQLLAKSQYETSARNKQQELRLEAERKVRQELENRCQELEETIRHLKKCKEATEHKLKEASVESEQITANLEEAHRWFKCRFDGLQLELTRNRLQRLPREDGWMEEDQGNKHDVASSQSVLHRWENKQRLRLTPKKCHSELERD from the exons ATGCctccaagaaaaaggaaatctccGGAGAGGCCTGCATCTTCGAAATTCTTTGAAAGCTATAGGCCCCATGTAAACAATATAAAGGAAAGAACTTCATCAGTTGGTTTACCCAGTGTTATTCCAAACTCTGCACGCCGCGTGACCTTTGCATCTAACCTCACTTCTTTGAGAGCTTCTCAGGAGATTGGAGACTCTAGAATCTCTCTAAAGACTCTTTTGAATGCTATTAAAACCATGGAGGGAAGACTGGAAGGTAAAATAGACATTCTTGCTTCAAGACCATTAATAAATGAGTCACCAAATTTTCTTAAACAGGATTCG GTGAAATCCATTCTTGAAAAGAATGAAGAGGAGCTCTCCCGAGCAGTGAAGTGTCGTGATGCAGCCCTAAAAGAGAGTCAGAAGTTGAAAGGGGACCTTGAGGCTTTggaggacagagagagcaagaag GTGGGAAACTTTCAGAGACAACTGGCAGAGGCTAAAGAAGACAACTGCAAAGTTACGATTATGTTGGAAAATGTGCTGGCTTCTCACAGTAAGATGCAAGGTGCTCTGGAAAAAGTACAAATAGAGCTTGGGCGGAGGGATTCAGAGATTGCAGGCTTCAAGAAAGAAAG GGCTCTAAATCAACAGAGGGTGCAGAAGCTGGAGGCAGAAGTGGACCAGTGGCAGGCGAGAATGCTTGTTGTGGATGCCCAGCACAACAGTGAG ATGGAGCCTCTACAGAAAGCTCTAGATGTAGCTAGAGAAGACAACAGGAAACTGGCTATGAGCCTGGAGCAAGCTCTCCAGACAAATAATCATCTACAAACAAAGCTTGATCATGTGCAGGAgaaattggaaaacaaagaaCTTGAGCGACAAAATTTGGAAACCTTCAA agaacgGATGACTGAGGAATCCAAAGTGGAAGCAGAAATGCATGCTGAACGCATAGAAGCCCTAAGAAAGCAGTTTCAAACTGAGAGAGAAACGGCAAAGAAGGCAGCGCAACGGGAAATGACTGAG CTGAAGAAAGCCCTTGACGAAGCCAACTTCAGATCAGTGGAAGTAACGCGGACCAACCGAGAGCTGCGGCAGAAACTCACAGAGCTGGAGAAGATCCTGAACACTagcaaggagaaaataaagaatcaaAAGGCCCAAATTAAGCTCCACTTGTCGACTAAGGCGAATAATACTCAGAATGTAGAGAGGATGAAG CAAATAGAAACAGAATTGAGGCAAATGGAGCTAATTAAGGAtcagtatcagaaaaaaaattatgaacag TCACTGAGTATCCAGAAATTTGTATCTGAAATGACTAACCTACAGAAAGAGATGCAGCTGTTGGCCAAGAGCCAGTACGAGACCTCAGCACGGAATAAACAGCAAGAGCTGCGCCTGGAGGCAGAGCGGAAAGTAAGGCAGGAACTGGAGAACCGGTGCCAG GAATTGGAAGAAACCATCAGACAcctaaagaaatgcaaagaggCAACAGAGCATAAACTCAAAGAAGCCAGTGTGGAATCAGAACAG ATAACAGCTAACCTGGAAGAAGCTCATCGCTGGTTTAAGTGCAGGTTCGATGGCCTGCAGCTTGAGCTGACGAGAAACCGGTTGCAGAGGCTTCCCCGAGAAGACGGGTGGATGGAAGAG GACCAAGGTAACAAGCACGACGTGGCATCCAGCCAGTCTGTTCTACATCGGTGGGAGAATAAACAGCGTCTTAGACTTACACCCAAGAAATGTCATTCTGAACTAGAGAGAGATTGA